One genomic segment of Hugenholtzia roseola DSM 9546 includes these proteins:
- a CDS encoding NADH:ubiquinone reductase (Na(+)-transporting) subunit B — MKFLHHILEKQRPMFEKGGKFEKFYYLFEAGETFAFTPPTVAGRRATHVHDAIDLKRMMMTVVLAMIPALLFGIWNVGNQHFLSIGNLDAPLMDKIMVGTIQVLPIVIAAYTAGGIVEVVFAIIRKHPINEGFLVTGMLIPLVMPPDIPLWQVVLATIFAVVIAKEAFGGTGMNILNVALTARAFLYFAYPTDISGDVWNYKGAANVVEGYTGATYLAVAAETKTGSVADAAINATASWKGAENMFSDFSLFMGTIPGCIGETSKFAILIGAVILVVTGVASWRIMVGSVAGALAMGALATVIAQSAGIDNPYMLMPAYKHLIIGGFAFGVVFMATDPVSAAQTEWGKLIYGFLIGLVTVIIRVFNPAYPEGIMLAILLLNVFAPLIDYYVIEANKKRRLKRATL; from the coding sequence ATGAAGTTTTTACACCACATATTAGAAAAGCAAAGACCCATGTTTGAAAAAGGAGGGAAATTTGAAAAATTTTACTACCTCTTCGAAGCTGGCGAAACCTTTGCTTTCACGCCCCCCACAGTTGCGGGTAGGCGTGCTACACACGTGCATGATGCCATCGACCTCAAACGCATGATGATGACCGTCGTGTTGGCAATGATTCCTGCCCTTCTTTTCGGGATTTGGAATGTAGGCAATCAGCACTTCCTTTCTATCGGCAATTTAGATGCCCCTCTGATGGACAAGATTATGGTAGGTACGATACAAGTATTGCCTATCGTGATTGCTGCCTACACCGCAGGGGGTATCGTCGAAGTGGTCTTTGCCATTATTAGAAAGCACCCCATTAACGAGGGTTTCTTGGTTACGGGTATGCTTATTCCGCTGGTGATGCCACCTGATATTCCGCTTTGGCAGGTAGTATTGGCTACAATTTTTGCCGTCGTGATTGCAAAAGAAGCCTTTGGTGGTACAGGTATGAATATCCTTAATGTTGCACTTACGGCACGCGCTTTCCTTTATTTTGCTTATCCTACCGATATTTCAGGCGATGTTTGGAATTACAAAGGGGCGGCAAATGTAGTAGAAGGCTATACAGGGGCTACTTACTTGGCTGTGGCGGCTGAAACCAAAACGGGAAGCGTAGCTGATGCCGCCATCAATGCAACGGCTTCTTGGAAAGGTGCAGAAAACATGTTTTCTGATTTTAGCCTTTTTATGGGTACAATTCCCGGCTGTATTGGTGAAACTTCTAAATTTGCTATCCTTATCGGAGCGGTTATTTTGGTAGTAACGGGCGTAGCAAGCTGGCGCATTATGGTAGGTTCGGTAGCAGGTGCATTAGCAATGGGTGCTTTGGCTACTGTGATTGCGCAAAGTGCAGGGATAGACAATCCTTACATGTTGATGCCTGCCTACAAACACCTCATTATCGGCGGCTTTGCTTTTGGTGTGGTCTTTATGGCTACTGACCCTGTTTCTGCGGCACAGACCGAGTGGGGTAAGTTGATTTACGGCTTTCTAATTGGCTTAGTAACGGTCATTATCAGAGTCTTTAATCCTGCTTATCCTGAAGGCATCATGTTGGCGATTTTGTTGCTCAATGTGTTTGCTCCTTTGATTGATTATTATGTGATAGAAGCTAACAAAAAACGAAGACTAAAACGTGCAACACTCTAA
- a CDS encoding Na(+)-translocating NADH-quinone reductase subunit A produces the protein MHIKIKKGFDIHLVGRAEKTISNGKPAFTYALKPSDFLGMYRPKMLVKEGDRVKAGTPLFYDKRLQSVLYTSPVSGEIAQIKRGEKRAVLEVVILADKEVEYEPFEKYSVSELGKLEAAKAKETLLKSGAWVNLIKRPYGIVADPEEKPKAIFISAFDSHPLAPDYEFLYKNEAPYFQAGIDILGKIANVPIHVTFDAKSEVSPLRSVRGVEIHTIAGTHPAGNVGVQIHHIAPINKGETVWTIQPYGVIQMGKLFMEGKYDASKLVALTGSEVAKPAYAKTFVGAKISDLLDKNLKSDHVRVISGNVLTGESVGKDGYLGFYHNQVTVIPEGDKPRFILTDGWLAPTQRTSIHRAFGLLSFLSPKKERVLDSSLNGEPRAFVMSGAFEKVMPMDIYPTYLFKAIMAQNYEEMEALGIYELVEEDVALCEFVDVSKHELQLLLREGLNLLREG, from the coding sequence ATGCATATAAAAATAAAAAAAGGATTTGACATTCATCTGGTCGGACGCGCTGAAAAGACCATCAGTAACGGCAAGCCTGCCTTTACTTACGCGCTCAAGCCGTCAGACTTTTTGGGCATGTATCGCCCAAAGATGCTTGTAAAGGAAGGCGACCGCGTCAAGGCTGGAACGCCCCTTTTCTACGACAAACGCTTGCAAAGTGTTCTCTATACCTCACCTGTAAGCGGTGAGATAGCCCAAATTAAGCGCGGCGAAAAGCGTGCGGTCTTAGAAGTGGTTATCTTAGCCGATAAGGAGGTCGAGTATGAGCCTTTCGAAAAATATAGCGTTTCGGAATTAGGCAAGCTCGAGGCTGCCAAAGCGAAGGAAACCCTTTTGAAAAGTGGTGCTTGGGTCAATCTCATCAAGCGTCCTTACGGTATTGTAGCCGACCCCGAAGAAAAGCCGAAGGCTATCTTTATCTCGGCTTTCGATTCGCACCCACTTGCGCCTGACTATGAGTTTTTATACAAAAACGAAGCTCCTTATTTTCAGGCAGGTATCGACATTTTGGGTAAGATTGCAAACGTGCCTATTCACGTAACTTTTGATGCCAAATCGGAAGTTTCGCCTTTGCGTAGCGTTAGAGGTGTCGAAATTCATACCATTGCAGGTACGCACCCTGCGGGGAACGTGGGTGTGCAAATCCACCACATTGCACCCATCAATAAGGGTGAAACCGTTTGGACGATTCAGCCTTATGGCGTAATTCAGATGGGCAAACTCTTTATGGAGGGCAAATATGACGCTTCTAAATTAGTAGCCCTGACGGGTTCGGAAGTTGCCAAGCCTGCCTATGCCAAGACTTTTGTAGGAGCTAAAATCAGCGACCTATTAGACAAAAACCTCAAATCCGACCATGTGCGCGTGATTTCGGGCAACGTCTTGACGGGCGAGAGTGTGGGCAAAGATGGCTATTTGGGCTTCTACCACAATCAGGTAACGGTTATCCCCGAAGGCGATAAGCCGCGCTTTATCCTTACAGACGGCTGGCTTGCGCCTACACAGCGTACCTCTATCCACCGTGCTTTCGGTTTGCTTTCGTTCCTAAGCCCTAAAAAAGAGCGCGTCTTGGATTCGAGCTTAAATGGCGAGCCACGTGCCTTTGTTATGTCGGGAGCTTTCGAAAAAGTAATGCCTATGGATATTTATCCTACCTACCTTTTCAAGGCTATTATGGCACAAAACTACGAGGAGATGGAAGCCTTAGGGATTTACGAATTGGTAGAGGAAGATGTAGCCTTGTGCGAGTTTGTAGATGTATCGAAACACGAATTGCAGTTGCTTCTGCGTGAAGGTCTAAACCTTTTGCGTGAGGGTTAA
- a CDS encoding Lrp/AsnC ligand binding domain-containing protein produces MDRNLKIDNIDLKILSELSKNAKLPYTDVANRVFVSGGTVHVRMQKMEQAGIVKGSTLALDYSALGYDVTAFLGIYLEKSSMYEDVVAELQKIPEILNLHYTTGAYSIFARILCRDTKHLREVLHDKIQSVVGIERTETFISLEERIDRPPLLY; encoded by the coding sequence ATGGATAGAAATTTAAAAATCGACAACATCGATTTGAAGATATTGAGCGAACTCTCTAAAAATGCGAAACTGCCCTATACTGATGTCGCCAATCGCGTCTTTGTTTCGGGCGGCACAGTGCATGTGCGCATGCAAAAGATGGAGCAAGCGGGCATAGTGAAAGGCTCTACCTTAGCCCTCGATTACAGTGCCTTAGGCTATGACGTTACGGCTTTTTTGGGTATTTACCTCGAAAAAAGCTCGATGTATGAAGATGTAGTGGCGGAGCTACAAAAAATCCCCGAAATTCTCAATCTGCACTATACCACAGGTGCTTATAGCATCTTTGCGCGTATTTTGTGTCGTGATACCAAGCATTTACGGGAAGTGTTGCACGATAAGATTCAGTCGGTAGTGGGAATAGAGCGCACCGAAACCTTTATCTCTTTGGAGGAGCGCATTGATAGACCGCCGCTTTTATACTAA
- a CDS encoding DUF3244 domain-containing protein: MKPTLIFPAFTATARRFAFSMIALLAFVSLFNNLSANTPKAFDIKAQKQQTELFVSLENAKQDVYLVIKDKQNRIFYSNFCKNIDCVQQINLTNLPAGEYRLEAESGNEIATYDFSI, translated from the coding sequence ATGAAACCTACCCTTATTTTCCCTGCCTTCACTGCCACTGCTCGCCGTTTTGCTTTTTCTATGATTGCGCTTTTGGCTTTTGTTTCATTGTTCAACAATTTGAGTGCCAACACGCCAAAGGCTTTCGACATCAAAGCCCAGAAACAACAGACAGAGCTTTTTGTTTCTTTGGAAAATGCAAAACAAGATGTTTATTTGGTCATTAAAGATAAGCAGAATCGCATTTTTTATAGCAACTTCTGCAAAAACATCGATTGTGTGCAGCAAATCAATCTGACCAACTTGCCCGCAGGTGAGTACCGTTTGGAAGCAGAAAGTGGAAATGAAATTGCGACTTACGATTTTTCCATCTAA
- a CDS encoding STAS/SEC14 domain-containing protein, which yields MKEYLIIEDKPHCLIKFNEDVPCLMVKWRGKLNSDHYRQSMNTLLAQMQERGVSKILNDDRKITGSITKADQNWAAQEWLPKALELGYKAMAVVQTENFFRKVPAAQVAAMARLYYQDQIKIEYFDQIKAASDWLAKV from the coding sequence ATGAAAGAATATCTTATCATAGAAGACAAACCACACTGCCTCATCAAATTCAATGAAGATGTCCCTTGTCTGATGGTAAAATGGCGCGGCAAATTGAATTCTGACCACTACCGACAATCGATGAACACCCTTTTGGCGCAGATGCAAGAGCGTGGCGTGAGCAAAATCCTCAACGACGACCGAAAAATTACGGGTTCTATCACAAAAGCCGACCAAAATTGGGCTGCCCAAGAGTGGCTACCCAAAGCCTTAGAGTTGGGGTATAAAGCGATGGCGGTGGTGCAGACGGAAAATTTCTTCCGAAAAGTGCCTGCCGCACAGGTTGCAGCTATGGCGCGTCTTTACTACCAAGACCAAATCAAGATAGAATATTTCGACCAAATCAAGGCGGCTTCTGACTGGCTCGCAAAGGTTTAA
- a CDS encoding DUF4132 domain-containing protein, which produces MIVSGDVWAESLSFFWENMETDFQVRKAWESLFALFFQSQGRSEPSQKFLQEADRLIQTIGTNSYAKTLQSWLETVAAAPWRVLFYEDSYQIERYRLLLLQSQNEIIFKKVIWTVLSVPDSKNIFQLLIEIIQKSYTPYQGLVAENPILGKTALLVLGRKGRKGAKFLIALKSFSRRKDFQQTVEKALLQAAAIENTSPALLEETLLPTYNMKEGERQIRLDTYIADLRLEDEGKVQLTWYNAQGKALKTAPTALKKRFPAKIEAIQKLFKTIDQTAKGQKKYLESLFLTSRRFPFSHWKSYFLEHPLRSTLVSKLIWNIHFQDEEKERVQTGFWLFSHFVDAFRQPLELPFSLSEINFELEDSTQGGAKNIEISLWTPAQVYENWAKVSQETSPEKIIEDWQDFLQKKQIRQPFLQAFRPLYFAKEIDWHWLFNQKLKQNQLRAVALQQDWHYKMLRPYRKNRLPMRKKFIYQHQGCEKREITLEIWLYLIFEQQPTWVGINQILIYDKIQVLSPESLPLSVFSEMMRQVLLLVKVAKEE; this is translated from the coding sequence ATGATAGTTTCGGGCGACGTTTGGGCGGAAAGCCTAAGTTTTTTTTGGGAAAATATGGAAACAGACTTTCAAGTGCGAAAGGCTTGGGAGTCGCTTTTTGCTCTTTTTTTTCAATCGCAGGGCAGAAGTGAGCCTTCCCAAAAATTTTTACAAGAGGCAGACCGTCTGATACAGACCATTGGCACAAATTCTTATGCCAAAACTCTGCAAAGTTGGCTCGAAACCGTTGCGGCTGCCCCTTGGCGCGTGCTTTTTTATGAAGACAGTTATCAAATAGAGCGGTATAGGCTTTTGCTTTTGCAAAGTCAGAATGAAATTATTTTTAAAAAAGTCATCTGGACGGTGCTTTCTGTGCCTGATAGCAAAAACATATTTCAACTTTTAATAGAAATTATCCAAAAATCTTACACGCCTTATCAGGGTTTGGTAGCCGAAAATCCAATTTTAGGCAAAACCGCCTTACTTGTTTTGGGTAGGAAAGGGCGCAAAGGAGCAAAGTTCCTAATTGCCCTCAAAAGTTTTTCGAGGCGCAAAGATTTCCAACAGACCGTAGAAAAGGCACTTCTACAAGCTGCTGCCATAGAAAACACAAGTCCTGCCCTGCTCGAAGAAACCCTGCTGCCCACCTATAACATGAAAGAAGGTGAAAGACAAATTAGGCTCGATACTTACATTGCCGATTTGCGCCTTGAAGACGAAGGGAAAGTCCAACTCACTTGGTACAATGCACAAGGAAAGGCTCTCAAAACTGCACCCACAGCACTAAAAAAGCGTTTTCCTGCCAAAATAGAAGCCATACAAAAACTTTTCAAAACGATAGACCAAACCGCAAAGGGGCAAAAAAAATACTTAGAAAGTCTTTTTCTTACTTCGCGTCGTTTTCCTTTTTCCCATTGGAAAAGTTATTTTTTAGAACACCCGCTACGCTCTACTTTGGTTTCCAAACTTATTTGGAATATTCATTTTCAAGACGAAGAAAAAGAGCGCGTACAGACGGGTTTTTGGCTTTTTTCGCACTTTGTAGATGCTTTTCGGCAGCCGCTCGAATTGCCTTTTTCGCTTTCCGAAATAAATTTTGAGTTGGAGGATTCAACCCAAGGGGGCGCAAAAAACATAGAAATCAGTCTTTGGACACCTGCACAGGTATATGAAAATTGGGCGAAAGTTTCCCAAGAAACAAGTCCTGAAAAAATCATTGAAGACTGGCAAGATTTTTTGCAAAAAAAGCAAATCAGGCAGCCCTTCCTACAAGCCTTTCGTCCGCTTTATTTCGCCAAAGAGATAGATTGGCACTGGCTTTTTAATCAAAAGTTAAAGCAAAATCAATTAAGAGCTGTCGCCTTACAACAAGATTGGCACTACAAAATGCTGCGTCCCTATCGCAAAAATCGCCTACCGATGCGCAAAAAGTTTATTTATCAGCATCAAGGGTGTGAAAAGCGAGAAATTACGCTTGAAATTTGGCTTTATTTAATTTTCGAGCAGCAACCCACTTGGGTTGGTATCAATCAAATCCTTATTTACGATAAAATTCAGGTTTTGTCGCCAGAAAGCCTACCTCTCTCTGTTTTTTCGGAAATGATGCGTCAGGTTTTGCTTTTGGTAAAGGTAGCCAAAGAAGAATAA
- a CDS encoding amidohydrolase family protein produces the protein MQRLFTIDIHTHILPEHIPNFAKKFGYGGFIRLDHHKPCCARMMIDDRFFREVQDNCWSPQTRIKECNHHRVDVQVLSTVPVMFSYWAKPLDALAVSEFLNDHIAQIVREYPDRFVGLGTIPMQAPDLAIRELERCVKELGLAGVQIGSHVNDWNLDAPELFPIFEAAEKLGAAVFVHPWDMMGAEKMKKYWLPWLVGMPAETSLAICSMIFGGIFERLPNLRVAFAHGGGSFPATIGRIQHGFEVRPDLCAIDNPIAPKHYLGKFYFDSLVHSPEMLTYLVDLVGANRIALGTDYPFPLGELEPGKIIHSLPYSDDLKEQLLSGSALEWLGLKKSDFAFVQSWDF, from the coding sequence ATGCAACGCCTTTTTACAATAGACATTCACACGCATATTTTGCCCGAACATATCCCCAATTTTGCTAAAAAATTCGGATATGGCGGTTTTATTCGTTTAGACCATCATAAGCCTTGTTGTGCGCGTATGATGATAGATGACCGATTTTTTAGAGAAGTGCAGGATAATTGCTGGTCGCCACAGACGCGCATCAAAGAGTGCAATCACCATCGAGTAGATGTGCAGGTGCTTTCTACCGTTCCTGTCATGTTTAGTTATTGGGCAAAACCCTTAGATGCCTTAGCTGTTTCTGAATTTTTAAATGACCACATTGCACAAATCGTCAGAGAGTACCCTGATAGGTTCGTCGGTTTGGGTACAATTCCGATGCAAGCCCCCGATTTGGCGATTCGCGAATTGGAGCGTTGTGTGAAAGAGTTGGGTTTGGCAGGGGTGCAAATAGGCTCACACGTCAATGATTGGAATTTAGACGCGCCCGAACTGTTCCCTATCTTTGAGGCAGCAGAAAAATTAGGCGCGGCTGTCTTTGTTCACCCTTGGGATATGATGGGGGCAGAGAAGATGAAAAAATATTGGCTTCCTTGGTTGGTGGGCATGCCTGCCGAAACAAGTTTGGCAATTTGCTCGATGATTTTTGGAGGTATTTTCGAAAGGTTGCCGAATTTGCGCGTTGCCTTTGCCCATGGCGGCGGTTCGTTTCCTGCTACCATTGGCAGGATTCAGCATGGCTTCGAGGTGCGCCCCGACCTTTGTGCCATCGATAACCCCATTGCACCCAAACACTATTTGGGCAAATTTTATTTCGATTCTTTGGTGCATAGCCCCGAAATGCTAACTTATTTGGTAGATTTGGTAGGGGCTAATCGCATTGCCTTAGGAACGGATTACCCTTTCCCTTTGGGCGAACTCGAACCGGGCAAAATTATACACAGCCTTCCCTATTCCGACGACCTCAAAGAACAGCTTTTGAGTGGCTCTGCCCTCGAATGGTTGGGGCTTAAAAAGTCGGATTTTGCCTTTGTTCAGTCTTGGGATTTTTAG
- a CDS encoding carboxy terminal-processing peptidase, translating to MKKNIYWSSLPFLFILLGVGAYFGSPFKNEGEPEKDKVLLQLIWQALSYQHYQPKAIDDAFSENAYQLFLDNLDNGKRFLWKSDIKTLVKHKKQIDEQVQEGNYDFFEQAYTLFVKRIDEAEKMSLVLLEKPFDFEKNEEVEFDGEKLEYVANEKEWRERWRKNLKYQTLMRLDEMLAVQEDSTFKEEKKDLATLEKEAREKVLKSQKDYFDRLRKVKKEEWQSVYINSLLNVYDPHTQYFPPKDKADFDITFSGKLEGIGATLQEREGYIRVTNIVVGSPSWKQGQLKENDIILKVAQGADEPVDIVGMRLDEAVQLIRGKKGTEVRLTVKKVDGSILVIPIIRDVVVLEETYAKSAILESKGESHKIGYIKLPSFYSNMGEQQDARSCAEDVRKEVLRLKAQNVEGIILDLRNNGGGSLYEVVNMVGLFIETGPVVQVKSKGRAPQVLEDKDRQVIYDGALVVMVNEFSASASEIFAAAIQDYGRGVVVGSNATFGKGTVQQFYDLDAFLPSSYDAIKPLGAIKLTTQKFYRINGGTTQLRGVIPDIVLPDLYSYANLGEKEDKYAMEWDEIKRATYKNWDNSPNLSTIREHSKSRIEGSEAFNLLNQSAERLKKRMDETLYPLQLEAYRQKQKTLKEESKRLEQSRKEFTDWQILPFLEMKPETPDSVATARIEQFQKELKKDIHLFESVNILKETEQ from the coding sequence ATGAAAAAAAACATATATTGGAGCAGCCTACCCTTTTTATTTATACTTTTGGGGGTAGGGGCATATTTTGGCAGCCCCTTCAAAAACGAGGGCGAACCTGAAAAAGATAAAGTGCTATTACAACTCATTTGGCAGGCTCTTTCTTACCAACACTATCAGCCAAAAGCCATAGATGACGCTTTTTCCGAAAATGCCTATCAGTTGTTTTTAGATAATTTAGACAACGGAAAACGATTCCTTTGGAAAAGCGACATCAAGACGCTGGTCAAGCACAAGAAACAAATCGATGAGCAGGTGCAAGAAGGCAACTACGACTTTTTCGAGCAAGCCTACACACTCTTTGTCAAACGCATCGATGAGGCAGAAAAAATGAGCCTCGTCCTACTTGAAAAACCCTTTGATTTTGAAAAGAACGAAGAGGTAGAATTTGATGGCGAAAAGCTCGAATATGTAGCCAATGAAAAGGAATGGCGTGAGCGTTGGCGCAAAAACTTGAAGTATCAGACCTTGATGCGCTTAGACGAAATGTTGGCAGTGCAGGAAGATAGCACCTTCAAAGAAGAGAAAAAAGATTTGGCTACCTTAGAAAAGGAAGCACGTGAAAAGGTTTTGAAAAGCCAAAAAGATTATTTTGATAGACTTCGCAAGGTGAAAAAAGAGGAGTGGCAATCGGTCTATATCAATAGCCTTTTGAATGTCTATGACCCCCATACACAGTATTTTCCACCCAAAGACAAAGCCGATTTCGACATCACTTTCAGCGGAAAGTTGGAAGGAATTGGTGCTACCCTGCAAGAGCGTGAAGGCTACATCAGGGTTACAAATATCGTCGTGGGTAGCCCTTCTTGGAAACAAGGGCAACTCAAAGAAAACGACATTATCCTCAAAGTGGCACAAGGGGCAGACGAACCCGTAGATATTGTAGGCATGCGCTTAGATGAAGCCGTACAGCTTATTCGCGGTAAAAAAGGAACAGAGGTGCGCCTAACCGTTAAAAAAGTAGATGGCAGTATCTTGGTCATTCCCATTATTCGCGACGTGGTGGTATTGGAGGAAACGTATGCCAAGTCTGCCATTTTGGAAAGCAAAGGCGAATCTCATAAAATTGGCTACATCAAATTGCCCAGCTTTTATTCTAATATGGGCGAGCAGCAAGATGCCCGCAGTTGTGCCGAAGATGTGAGAAAAGAGGTCTTGCGTTTGAAGGCGCAGAATGTAGAAGGCATTATCTTAGACCTGCGCAATAATGGTGGCGGTTCGCTTTACGAAGTGGTCAATATGGTGGGGCTTTTTATAGAAACAGGTCCCGTTGTGCAGGTTAAATCGAAGGGACGCGCTCCGCAGGTCTTAGAAGACAAAGACAGACAGGTCATCTATGACGGTGCTTTGGTTGTGATGGTGAATGAATTTAGTGCTTCCGCTTCCGAAATTTTCGCTGCCGCTATCCAAGACTATGGCAGAGGCGTGGTAGTGGGCAGCAATGCCACTTTTGGCAAAGGCACAGTACAGCAGTTTTATGATTTAGATGCCTTTCTGCCCAGCAGTTATGATGCCATTAAGCCTTTGGGAGCTATCAAACTCACGACCCAAAAATTCTATCGCATCAATGGCGGCACTACCCAACTTCGCGGCGTAATCCCCGACATCGTTCTGCCTGATTTGTATAGTTACGCGAATTTGGGCGAAAAAGAAGATAAATATGCGATGGAATGGGACGAAATCAAACGCGCCACCTACAAGAATTGGGACAATTCGCCTAATTTGAGTACCATTCGCGAACATTCCAAGAGCCGCATCGAGGGCAGCGAAGCCTTCAATTTGCTTAATCAGAGTGCCGAGCGTTTGAAAAAACGCATGGACGAAACGTTATATCCGCTTCAATTAGAGGCTTATCGCCAAAAACAAAAAACGCTCAAAGAAGAATCTAAGCGTTTGGAGCAGAGCCGCAAAGAATTTACCGATTGGCAAATCCTACCCTTTTTAGAGATGAAACCCGAAACCCCTGATTCGGTTGCTACCGCGCGTATAGAGCAGTTTCAGAAAGAGCTAAAAAAGGACATTCACCTTTTCGAATCGGTGAATATTTTGAAGGAAACCGAACAATAG
- a CDS encoding DUF4290 domain-containing protein, which translates to MAFPKNSDHKSDTPWGYHTLKPALLLKEYGRNVQNMVEHLKTLPDRQERTQAAYALINVLKEVNPTLKEVNDNEQRIWDHLYLMAGFDLDIDSPFPPPSPDTLHQKPKHLGYQKTEFRFRHYGRNVENLLIDAIALPDRSDRLAAYAYIGKLMRQLYTTWNKDQVEDATLFNDMKRILGSKSEKLDLDIDTIKEMSLFQVGNYSDANLENSYTIFVPEKAPTKKKKVRPALKRKRLS; encoded by the coding sequence CTAAAAATTCAGACCACAAATCCGACACGCCTTGGGGCTATCATACCCTAAAACCTGCTCTTTTGCTCAAAGAATATGGGCGAAATGTGCAAAATATGGTCGAGCATCTCAAAACGCTGCCAGACCGTCAGGAACGCACACAGGCGGCATACGCACTTATCAACGTGTTAAAAGAAGTCAATCCCACCCTCAAAGAGGTCAATGACAACGAACAACGCATCTGGGACCACCTTTATCTTATGGCAGGTTTCGATTTAGACATAGATAGTCCCTTTCCACCTCCTTCGCCTGATACTTTGCACCAAAAACCCAAACACTTGGGCTATCAAAAGACCGAATTTCGCTTTCGCCATTATGGTAGGAATGTGGAAAATCTGTTGATAGACGCGATTGCCCTGCCCGACCGAAGCGATAGATTAGCCGCCTACGCCTATATCGGCAAATTGATGCGACAGCTCTACACCACTTGGAACAAAGACCAAGTAGAAGATGCTACACTTTTCAACGATATGAAACGCATTTTGGGCAGCAAAAGCGAAAAGCTCGACTTAGATATAGATACCATTAAAGAGATGAGCCTTTTTCAAGTAGGCAATTATAGTGATGCTAATTTGGAAAATTCTTATACGATTTTTGTACCCGAAAAAGCTCCCACAAAGAAGAAAAAAGTCCGCCCCGCACTCAAACGCAAGCGTCTTTCTTAG